A window of Variovorax paradoxus genomic DNA:
CGAGGTGTTGGTGGCCAGCACCGCGCCGCGCTTGCACACGCGGTCGAGTTCGGCGAACACGGCCTTCTTGACGCCCATTTCCTCGAACACGGCTTCGACCACGATGTCGACGCTGGCGAGTGCGTCGTAGCTGGTCGAGCCCGAGAAGCGCGCCATGACGGCCGCCTTGGCCTCGGGCGTCAGGCGGCCCTTCTTGATGAGGCCGTCGTACACCTTCTCGACGTTGGCGCGGCCGCGCGCGAGTTGCGTGTCGTCGCGCTCGATCATGGTCACGGGCATGCCGGCGTCGAGCATGGCCACGGCGATGCCCGCGCCCATGGTGCCGCCGCCGACGATGCCGGCCGACTCCAGCGGGCGCGGCTTGGCCGAACGGGTCTCGGGCGCCTTGAGCACTTCGCGCTCGGCGAAGAAGGCGTGGATCAGGCCGGCGCGCTGCGGGCTGTCGATGCACTGCAGGAACAGCTTGCGCTCCAGCGCCATGCCTTCGTCGAAGGGCAGCGTGAGCGCGCCTTCGACGGCCTCGATGATCTTCATCGGCGAGAACAGGCCGCGGCTCTTCTTGGCGGTGTCGGCGCGCGCGGCTTCGAGGGCGGCGCGGCTGGCTTCCTTGTCGGCCAGCGCGCCGGCGTCGCGGGTGCGGCGCACCGGCGCCTTGGCGGCGACCAGTTCATTCGCATAGGCGAGGCCTTCGGCCAGCGCGTCGGCGTCGTTGCCCAGGCGGTCGACGAGGCCCAGCGACAGCGCTTCCTTGGCGCCCGCATGGCGGCCGCTGAGCATCAGCTCGAGCGCGGGCTTCACGCCGATGAGGCGCGGCGCGCGCTGCGTGCCGCCCGAGCCGGGCAAGAGGCCCAGCGCCACTTCGGGCAGGCCTAGCTTGGCGGTGGGCGAGGCGAGGCGGTAGTGGGCCGACAGCGCCACCTCCAGCCCGCCGCCGAGCGCGGCGCCGTGAATGGCGGCGACCACCGGCTTGGTGCAGTTCTCGATCTTCAGGCAGGCCTCGGGCAGCGAGGGCGGCTGCGGCGTCTTGCCGAATTCGCGGATGTCGGCGCCCGCGATGAAGTTGCGGCCCGCGCCGACGATCAGCACCGCCTTGGCGGCGCCGTCGGCCTCGGCCGCGTCGATGGCGGCCACGAGACCGCGGCGCACGTCCACGCCCAGGGCGTTGACGGGCGGGTTGTCGATGGTCACCACGAAGACGTCGCCTCGACGCTCGAAGGTGACGGGACCGGTGGACGTGGAAGGGCTGGGAGTGGTGGTGGCCATGTGCTTGCTTGTCTCTTGCGTTGCGAACCGGCGGGTTCGAGGCTCTGGGGTGAACCCGGCATTCTTGGCCGCTATTGCGGCTTTGACAATTGCATAGGCGGTTGACAGACTGTCAAAGGATTTTTGACACAATCGGTGCATGGACCTGCAATCGCTCACCCTGCTGGTGGAAATCCTCGATGCCGGCAACCTGAGCGCGGCCGCCCGCCGGCTCAAGATGACCCGCGCCAACGTCAGCTACCACCTGAACCAGCTGGAGCGCTCGGTGGGCGCGCAACTGGTGCGGCGCACCACCCGGCGCGCCGAGCCGACCGAAATCGGCCTGCGGCTCTACCAGCACGGCGTGGCGATCCAGGGCGAGCTGCTGGCGGCGCGCGAATCTGTCACCACGCTGGGCCAGGGCCTGCAGGGCCGCGTGCGGCTGAGCGTGCCCAGCGGCTACGGGCAACTGGTCATGGCCGACTGGCTGATCGACTTCAAGCGCCAGTACCCCGGCATCGTGCTCGACGTGGTGTTCGAGAACCGCATCGAAGACCTGCTGCGCGACGAGGTCGACATCGCCATCCGCGTGATCCCCGAGCCGCCGCAGAACCTGGTGGCGCGCGAGATGGGCCCGGTGCGCTACGTGGCCTGCGCGTCGGCCGACTACGCGGCGCGGCACCCGTTGCCGGTGCAGCTCGACGCGCTGCAGGGCGCGCCGGTGGTGACGGCGGCCGTCATCGGCCGGCAGCTGCGCGTGTCGGCCTACCAGGGCGAGACCCGGCGCGAGGTGATCCTGGAGCCGACGCTGATTTCAGAG
This region includes:
- a CDS encoding 3-hydroxyacyl-CoA dehydrogenase NAD-binding domain-containing protein, which encodes MATTTPSPSTSTGPVTFERRGDVFVVTIDNPPVNALGVDVRRGLVAAIDAAEADGAAKAVLIVGAGRNFIAGADIREFGKTPQPPSLPEACLKIENCTKPVVAAIHGAALGGGLEVALSAHYRLASPTAKLGLPEVALGLLPGSGGTQRAPRLIGVKPALELMLSGRHAGAKEALSLGLVDRLGNDADALAEGLAYANELVAAKAPVRRTRDAGALADKEASRAALEAARADTAKKSRGLFSPMKIIEAVEGALTLPFDEGMALERKLFLQCIDSPQRAGLIHAFFAEREVLKAPETRSAKPRPLESAGIVGGGTMGAGIAVAMLDAGMPVTMIERDDTQLARGRANVEKVYDGLIKKGRLTPEAKAAVMARFSGSTSYDALASVDIVVEAVFEEMGVKKAVFAELDRVCKRGAVLATNTSYLDIDEIAASISRPQDVVGLHFFSPANIMKLLEIVVPAKVSADVVATGFELAKKLKKVPVRAGVCDGFIGNRILAVYRQAADHMMEDGASPYQIDEAVRNFGYPMGPFQVSDLAGGDIGWATRKRKAATRDPEARYVQVADRICERGWFGQKTQRGYYLYPEGARTGVPDPEVLAIIDAERERAGIKPRAFTEEEIMRRYMAAMINEGANVVLQRIALRPLDVDVTFLYGYGFPRHRGGPMKYADTVGLPKVLADIQEFAKEDPIFWKPSPLLVQLVERGADFASLNQSE
- a CDS encoding LysR family transcriptional regulator, which translates into the protein MDLQSLTLLVEILDAGNLSAAARRLKMTRANVSYHLNQLERSVGAQLVRRTTRRAEPTEIGLRLYQHGVAIQGELLAARESVTTLGQGLQGRVRLSVPSGYGQLVMADWLIDFKRQYPGIVLDVVFENRIEDLLRDEVDIAIRVIPEPPQNLVAREMGPVRYVACASADYAARHPLPVQLDALQGAPVVTAAVIGRQLRVSAYQGETRREVILEPTLISENFLFLRQAILAGLGIGLVPDYVVQEDVRKGDVATTLDDWRLSIFGTQMFMLYMPNRQHTRAIRTFIDFVLERVRVPQ